The nucleotide sequence GAGGATGATCACTGACGAATCAATGGTAGCAATGTCTTTACTCAGTCCACACGAGCAAAACTCCTTCACTCACAATGCTAATTGATTCGAATGACGGATTAGACAGAGAGTTGTTTTAGGTTTCAGACAAATTAGTGTTTCTGACAAGTGAAGTAGGTTTCAAAAAGTATAAAATGATTTAGCACAAGGGTTATATTCATAGAACTACTTGCGTGGTCAACAAGCTAAGCACCTAAGCATATTGTAGCTTACGATGAAACATATTTCACTTCAACTCATTGTACCTTACGATATAACATGGTTCTCTATTTTTCGTGAATTACATAATAAGTTGTACTTAATAAtttaagagtaatgatatttgtgcgagtcaagatcctctccatttatgtttttctctatttctatcaatttggagagataaatacacacaaaattttgaaaatagtaaaatataattaatgatggtgggacctaatatctcttttttttgtATGTATATCTCTCTAAAATGTAgtctccatttattttaaacaaatgaaGAGGATCTTAACTCTTTCATCATTActtcttcctttttattttggtttctctCTCATCACACACAAAAATCACAACAGCAGCACTGCTGCTGCAAGGTGATCCACATCCGTCTGGAGGCGCTagttaataaaacaaaaaaaaattgcattaaaaataatattttatacatttttaaatatttaattgcacaaattaaaaaaaaaaattaatatactgATTTCCTTAACTAATATTTGAAGGACACtggttagcatttttttttttaagcttacAGCCTCCTACCACATTCATTTTTTACAATGATTCCTAGGTGTGATTTACCTTGGTTGTTcgaacttttttaaaaaaatttcattctcCTCACCCTTTAAAACAATGCATGAAAGAAGACCCCATTGCCACCTTTCCTTGTTGCCTAGGTGAAATAGAAATTGGAAAGTTGTTCATTAATGGAAGAGAAATTACACAAAAGACACGGTAAATTTCTAACATAACTAAtttcttcattcattttttataataacaCAATGACCATCCATTATTCATAGCATCAATATTCTAACAATTTAATCATTTCATAGAATTGATTCATCATATTGAGTCTCTAAATCCTTCGAGAACACGATAACTCGCCTTTAAAATATCTAATGCAATTACCTTATCATAATCTTTACCTACTTAGCTTATCCTATTCTCTTAGACCTATCTTGAGTCATTACCAattcatattttgaaaataaaataaaataaaagaccgAAAGGTTAACGTTACGATGATTAAGTGAAGATGTAGCAAAGTCTAGAAACTCAATGTGATACGCACCATGTTCATATCATATCAACATGAAGTAACTACTCAAGCACAAAAGTGGCTACTGAATCCAGAAAGTGGTGTCTTTCTCCATGAGGACACTAGCAATTTATATGCAAGCTAGGCTAATCAAATGTGGAGGATGTATAAGATTTTGTTCCATTTTGTACGTGTTGCTTACAATCCCTGCTGCTAATAACAACCTTCACGTTTTGAATATTATTCACAAAAAACTCtcttattcaattttaaaagaTCATAATTGACTCCGAAAGTAGTGAGTAATGGAGAAGGAATAAATCATATATTACTAAatagcaatttaaaaaaaaaaaattcatttcttCGTCAAATATTTTCACAAATGTACACCAaactataaaattaaatgacGAGTGATGTatccttagttttttttgttagaaattaAATTAGTCGTACAGAATTTTGTTGACACGTTTATTTAGTACCTGCATACACTTCTTCTTGTTTATTGTTCACTTGCCACCGGTGAacgcaatttttttttggtcaagtggaGTGTTTGgaattcgaaccccgacccctatatataaaatgcaatatccctatcaactgagctaaactcatgcGGATGTGAATGCATATTTCTAATTGGATGATCAGATAATGTCCTTCTTTTGTTAAATTTATACTTTTCATGTATTCTTTTCTAGGTTGTTAATTGACACGCTAATCACCATAtttcttgattaaaaaaaaaaaaaactcacaatatttatagtaattttttacgaactaaaaattaaaaaaaaagtgacatctttgtgtgattaattggatatatgtaaaaaaattacactgcttctctaaaaaaaaagtagttaatCTCCTAATAGTCATTTacaaattaattgaattgaattttatcttataaaaaataaagtctaCACAAGTAAAACAAAACATGAGTTTGCTTTCATCCATGCCCGCCAAATTCCTTAATCTGTCTTTAGTAGTCTCATGAACCTATCCTTTGAGATTTATTTTGTCTTGTTCATTTgatttagctaaaaaaaaatccattggACCGAACAATGGAAAGCAAcccatacatgcattcattgatacattcatttaattattctccTAATCAAACTTGCAATTCATTTGCGTGGCTTAACCGTCTCTTTCACTATCTTCCTATAAACAATTCACATCCAAAAAATCCACTAATCCAAATTAATCAAGAGTTAAAGAACCACAAAACctaatttttcttctaaataaacaaatagacCACTTAGACCACTTAGAATAATAAAATGACCTTCATGTCATCCACCTTCCCTTCTTGTTTCCGTCCATCAAAAACCACCAACCACCACCACCCTCTGCCGTCTCATCCCAATCTCACAACCTACATATACCAAACAAACGCAGGCACAATTTCCTTAACATGGTCACGTTCCATTTTAGGTCACACCCTTCAAATTCATCTTCAAAATAACTCTTCCTATTTCGAACTCAACATAAAACCCTAccatttcttcaacaaaaatggATCCAAGAAACTCTCTCACAACACACTTCTCTTTTGGAACCTCTCTCAAGCTAGCTTTGGATCCAAATCACCAGAACCTGAACCTTGCTCCAAATTCTATATAGCTTTAGTTGTTAAAAACGAAATCGTTCTTTATATAAACAACATGGAACATGCACGTACTAATAAGTTCTTGAGAGCACGTGATGAAACAAAGATTCCTCAAATTCTTGTTCTAAAAAAGGAACATGTGGACATGGAGGTAAATAGAAATGGATCATCCTCGTACGCTACAAAAACGAGGTTTGGTGGGAAAGTTAGAGAGGTTGAGATAGAGATAGGTAGTGATTGTGATGATGACAATAAAGGAAACAATACGAGGTTGTTGTTTAGTGTGGATGGGGAAAGGGTTTTGGAGGTGAGGAAATTGAAGTGGAAATTTAGAGGGAATGAGAGAGTGGAAATTGATGGggtttctgttttgatttgttggGATGTGCATGATTGGCTTTTTGAAAACGGTGGTAGTGATGGTGATGGACATGCGGTTTTCATGTTCAAGTTTGAGGAAAACGAGGTAGGAGGTTGTTGTGGGGAAAGGAGTGAGTTTGGTTCTTGTAAGAGTTGGTCGTCTTCGTCTCTTTCAATGTCATCTAATTCTGTTGGTGGAAGTTGCTCAGTTACGGAATGGTCTAGTTTTGAGGAGAGTGAGTTTTTGGTTCCTCTTGGGTTCTctttgtttgtttatgcttggAGAAGGTAAATGGGTTTGATTTGGCTAGTTACTATCATTATTTCTTAAATTGTGGTTGTGGTTAGGTTGCAATGAAGTAAAATATGGTTCATGCGATTGAAATTGTGTTTGGAGACCTCAAAATTTTTAATATTGCAtccacaatttaaaaccatagATGTTTTGTAAGATGGAGATCCAGGATGTTTTATTGTGCCTAGAGCATTCTGATGATCAAGGTAGTTCGTGACCGAGAGTGAGAATCTTTTTGTCATAGAAGAATTGTGTGCCTTAACCCGTCCAAGAGTAAGACCACCAAAACCTTCGCTTTAAggctaacaataaaaaaataattttaattagattttacaAGCAAAAATTTCTCATATTCTAGCAAAAAAGGTCTCATATATTGAACCTTTTTTTAGGCCTCACAAACTATTTAAAACCATTGGATTGGTCATGTGTACCTTTACCCTGCATAAGCGCCATTTTTAGTGACGACTTCTCGGGTTACCTCGTGAAAACCCGTTGAATCCTTGAGCTAAAACCAACGTGATTCACGGATTGACATTGATGAGATCACAAAATTTACTATAATGTGTCGTCGGTGCAGGTTTAAACCGGTGTTCATCTGATTTGATCCATTGAAGGATTGACTTGGGTCTTTTCTGTAACATTGTATTCTTTTAATTACAAAGAGTGAGGATCTTGAAATTAGGACTCAGgatgtagattttttttgttaccaacacattttttgtttggtgaataagtagaaagaaaatgttagaATCTATTGGTAGATTTGTACATTTTTAGTCATAGATTTGCTTA is from Medicago truncatula cultivar Jemalong A17 chromosome 1, MtrunA17r5.0-ANR, whole genome shotgun sequence and encodes:
- the LOC25481951 gene encoding uncharacterized protein, with translation MTFMSSTFPSCFRPSKTTNHHHPLPSHPNLTTYIYQTNAGTISLTWSRSILGHTLQIHLQNNSSYFELNIKPYHFFNKNGSKKLSHNTLLFWNLSQASFGSKSPEPEPCSKFYIALVVKNEIVLYINNMEHARTNKFLRARDETKIPQILVLKKEHVDMEVNRNGSSSYATKTRFGGKVREVEIEIGSDCDDDNKGNNTRLLFSVDGERVLEVRKLKWKFRGNERVEIDGVSVLICWDVHDWLFENGGSDGDGHAVFMFKFEENEVGGCCGERSEFGSCKSWSSSSLSMSSNSVGGSCSVTEWSSFEESEFLVPLGFSLFVYAWRR